A single window of Drosophila suzukii chromosome 3, CBGP_Dsuzu_IsoJpt1.0, whole genome shotgun sequence DNA harbors:
- the LOC139352875 gene encoding uncharacterized protein, with amino-acid sequence MAFCTMGTGSKVVHIILGLYFSLEIGCINASRFKFSNFVCDSADTNWILVHTCRLKAIRRDRTTLSFNGTVQKVVSNLRVHAQIFKRGNGFKPWLYNITFDGCRFLRKPYEAPVILVFKLFKKHSNFNFTCPFLGPVYVTGFHLIGEQIPVPLPSGEYLILIKWYTGKLLIISTGIYFSFEENFS; translated from the exons ATGGCTTTCTGCACGATGGGAACTGGATCAAAAGTTGTACATATAATCCTTGGATTATATTTTAGCCTTGAAATTGGTTGCATT AACGCTTCCAGATTCAAGTTTTCGAACTTTGTTTGTGATTCAGCGGATACAAATTGGATTTTGGTGCACACATGTCGTTTAAAGGCGATTCGAAGGGATAGAACTACTCTAAGTTTCAATGGAACTGTGCAAAAAGTAGTCTCTAACCTTCGAGTACATGCTCAAATTTTTAAGCGGGGCAATGGATTTAAGCCTTGGCTCTACAACATCACCTTTGATGGGTGTCGATTTCTGCGAAAACCATATGAAGCTCCGGTTATACttgtttttaaactttttaaaaaacattccAATTTTAATTTCACTTGTCCCTTTTTG GGTCCAGTATACGTAACTGGGTTTCATCTCATAGGAGAGCAGATTCCAGTTCCGCTTCCCTCTGGGGagtatttaatattaataaagtGGTACACCGGCAAATTACTTATAATTTCTACGGGAATATATTTTTCGTTTGAAGAGAATTTTTCGTAA